The nucleotide sequence TACAATTTTCTATACTTATAACCGTAAAAAAGAAAGTAAACGCTTAAATATTTAAGATTCAATTATTAACTCAATTTTTAAACATATTCTACGATACATTTTAAATTCACCTAATTATATATGCCTACAACCCATTGGATTGGCAATGAAAAGATTATTAATCACTAAAAAGTAACTTATAAAATTTTAGATAAATGTACTTACAGCTAAGAACAGTAGGTTGCAAAAAGGCAACATCTTCAGGAAGAGAATAAAAGTTTTCTGTAAGATATTAATTCTAATATTTTATCGAAATTGCTTTCGTAAATCGTACTTTCCAACTTCAAAATAATGAACTTTTATTAAACAACTCATATAAAATTTAAGGAAAAAAATGAACGCTTTTGTATCCTACAGTCACCATGATGAAAATTATCTCGACCTATTACATAAACATCTTTCTCAACTAACTAGGGATAAATTAATAAGTACATGGACTGATGAAGAAATTAAGGCTGGGAGTAATATTGATCAAGGAGTCGCAGATTCATTATTAAATTCTAAATTATTCCTAGCATTGTTGAGCCCTGATTATATTAATTCTCAGTATTGTTATGAAAAGGAATTTGAGACAGCCTTAGGAAGGCAGGAAAAGGGAGAATTAATTATTGTACCCATTATAGTAGAACCCTGTGACTGGCTAAATACTCCTTTCAAAAAATTTAAAGCTTTGCCCAGGGATGGAAAACCTGTTTCAGAATGGAAAAACATGAATACCGCATTCTTAAATGTTATTCAGGAGTTAAGAGCTTTATTAGCTGAGCCCTCTGCTTTAATTCAATTACCAACTAAAGAGAAAAAAGTTTCTTCCACCAACTATAAGATTAAGAAGGATTTTGATACTATTCAGAAAATGGATTTCCAGGAAGAAACATTTAAAAATATTAAAGAGCATCTCATAGAAAATATTTCTGAACTCAATTCTCTTGAAAATATCCGTGCACGAATTACCGAGGACGAAAAAAATAAATTTGAAGCTATTCTGGTAAACCGAAATAAAATTAATAATGAATCGGTTCTAACCTTAACTACAGATGCAACATCTGCAATTCCTCGAATCAATTTCAATAATACAGATTTTACAATCTCATATTCTACCGGAGAAAAACGGTATCATAATCATAGAAATAGTTTTAACCTGGTAGATGACGAATATGATCTTTTTTGGCAGAAATTTTCTTTCGAATCTTTTAATAATACTAATTCAAAAATGAAATTAACTTATATGGATATGTTAGATGACATATGGATTAAATGGTTGAATAGTGTTGGTATAGAATTATAGATAAGATTAGACGACTACAAAAGTTAACCTTTTCTCCTACTCATTCTCACTTAATGTATTGAAATTGCATTTAATCTTATACTGCTATTAAAATAAAAAATGTGACAGCGGTTTGTTAATCGCCTCACTAAAGAGCGACCTATTATAATTCTTTCTCTATATTTGGTTGCCAAAACTTGCTCTAACCAAACCAATCAATGTCAGAAGAACAAAAGAAGCTGCTTCAAAAACAATTATGGGCTATTGCCAATCTGCTAAGAGGAAAAATGGATGCAGATGACTACCGGAATTATATCTTAGGATTTATTTTCTTCAAATACCTATCTGAAAAGCTTCATCTTTATGCTGATGAGATCCTGAAGCCAGATAATCTGAAATATGAGAATCTTAATGAAAATAAAGAAGAGGGGTTAAAATATATCGAAGCTGTCAAAAAAGCCTGTATAAAGAATTTAGGCTATTTCTTGAAACCTTCAGAGCTTTTTACCAGTATTGCCCGAAAAGGTTATAATCTTACAGAGATTGAAACCAACGATATTCAGGAAGCAACTCAGTATTTTATAATTGAGGATTTAGAACGTATTCTGAACAATATTGAGCAGAGTACAATGGGAACAGATTCAGAAGATGATTTTGTTCGGTTATTCGAAGACCTGGATCTTACTTCTTCGAAATTGGGAAAAACACTAAAAGCAAAAAATGAGATCATTGCAAAGATTCTAACTCATTTAGACCAGATAGATTTCCAATTGAATGATGTGGAAACTGATGTGCTAGGTGATGCCTATGAATATTTAATTGGAAAATTTGCTGAAGGTGCTGGAAAAAAAGCAGGTGAATTTTATACACCTCAACAGGTCTCAACTATTCTGGCAAAGATTGTTACTTCAAGAAAGAAACGTTTAAAATCGGTGTATGATCCCACCTGTGGATCTGGTTCTTTACTGCTTAGGGTAGCAAAAGAGGTTGAAGACGTTGGTTATTTCTACGGGCAGGAATTGAACCGTACTACCTACAACCTTGCCAGAATGAACATGATCCTACATGATGTTCACTTTTCAAAATTTGACATAAAGCAGGAAGATACCCTGGAAGAACCGCAGCATTTAGAAATTCAGGCAGAAGCTATTGTTGCCAATCCCCCATTCTCCGCAAATTGGAGTGCAAAACAGGTATTTGCAAGTGATGACCGCTTTAGCCAATATGGAAAATTAGCCCCTAAAAGCAAAGCCGATTTTGCCTTTGTGCAGCATATGGTTCACCATTTAGATGAAAGCGGAATTATGGCTTGCGTATTACCTCACGGGGTTTTGTTTCGAGGGGCAGCAGAAGGACATATTAGAAAATATCTTATAGCAGACCGTAATTATATTGATGCTGTTATTGGTTTGCCGGCAAATATCTTTTTTGGAACAGGTATTCAAACCTGCATTCTGGTAATTAAGAAATGTAGGGAAATAGATGAAGATGTTTTGTTTATAGATGCCAGTAATGAATTTGAAAAAAAGGGAAAAGACAATGTATTGCTGCCGGAGCATATCGAGAAAATTACCGATACCTATATTATCCGGACTGAAATAGAAAAATACAGTTACAGGGCTAAACTGGCAGAAATAAAGGAGAATGATTATAACCTTAATATTCCACGCTACGTAGATACTTTTGAAGAAGAGGAAACGGTTGATATTAGTGCTGTAGCCGCAGAACTAAAGTCTTTAGAAAAGGATATAGCTGAGACAGATAAATCCATTGCGGAATTCTGCAAAGAATTAAATATTGAAACTCCTTTTTAGGTTATGGAATCAATTAAAATAAAATCACCTGAGTTGAGATTTCCCGAGTTTGAGGATTTGTGGAAAACTAAAAAATATGGCGAATTATTTAATTTTCATTCTACTAATTCATTTTCAAGAGATTTACTAAATTATGATAAAGGTGAAGTTTATAACATCCACTATGGAGATATTCACACAAAATTTTCTTCTTTATTCAATTTAGAAAAGGAGAATTTACCTTTCATTAATTCTGAAATAAATCTTTCGAATATACAGTCAGAATCATATTGCAAAGAAGGTGATTTGGTAATTGCAGATGCTTCTGAAGATTATAACGATATAGGAAAGACTATAGAAATTATTGGTTTAAATAATCAAAAAGTTTTAGCAGGGCTACACACCTTTTTAGCCAGACCAAAAAATGGAAATATAGGAAATGGTTTTTTTGGATATTTGGTTAAAACTTGGTTTGTAAGGAAGCAGGTAATGACTATTGCTCAGGGTTCTAAGGTGATGGGATTGTCATCTAAAAGACTTGCAAAAATTGATTTACCAATACCCATAATCCATGAACAGCAAAAAATAGCAACTTTCCTTTCTTTTGTCGATAAAAAGATAGATCAGCTGCACAAGAAAAAAGAACTTTTAGAAAATTATAAAAAAGGGATGATGCAAAATATCTTTAAACAGGAAATCAGGTTTAAAGATAAAAATGGAAAGGATTTTCCGAAGTGGGTTGAGAAGTCATTAGGTCAAATTTCGAAAAATATTGGATATGGAATTGGCGCTTCTGCAACGACCTACGACGGTAAAAATAAGTATTTAAGAATTACCGATATTGATGAGCATACAAACAAATTCAAACCAAAACCATTAACCTCACCGGAAGGAAATATTGATAAAAGGTATTATCTGAAGGAAAATGATTTGTTATTCGCGAGAACCGGTGCCAGCGTTGGGAAGACCTATATTTATTCAAATGATGATGGGAAATTAGTATATGCGGGATTTTTAATAAAGTTCTCAATAATTAATCAAAATTCAAAATTCATCTTTTACGTAACGCTTACAAGAAGATATCAAAATTGGATTGAAGTTATGTCTGTTAGATCTGGACAGCCTGGAATTAATGCCGAGGAATTGAAGAGTTTCAAATTAAAATTGCCTTGCATAGAAGAACAAAACAAAATAGCCGATTTTCTTTCAGCAATAGACGATAAAATAGATTTAGTAGCTACAGAGATTGACAAAACAAGCCAATTTAAAAAAGGGCTTTTACAGCAGATGTTTGTGTAATGAACTATACCAAAAAAGAAATAGTTGATTTTGTTGATGATTTTGAAACTGAACTTTTTAATTCAAAACACATAAAATTCAATTTCGATAAAAAATGGTCTTCCAATTTTCCAAGCAAAGCCGGAATATATGCTATTTATGATAAAGATAAATTAGTTTATGTTGGAGAAACTGCTAATCTTAAAGAGCGAATGAAGGAAGTAAAAAGAACTTACAATCATAGTTTTAGAAGGAAGTTGGGAAAGTTTTTAGTAGAAGATTCCAAGATTGTAAAAGGTAAATTTGGTGAAGAACTGGAGTTAAGGTTGAATGATTATTATGTAGATCGAATCAATTTCAGGTATAAGGAAATAAATTTCGGAAGATTGGAAGTAGAATCCTATTTAATTCACAGGCATTGTGATAATGGTCTTTTGAATTCACCTGGAAAACGAAACCGAATTGAATAAATAAAATCTTTCTCGAAGCTAATTATAAATGAAGAAAACCGTTACAAATTTAAATCAACTAATATCCAATTTACAAATCAGACAAATTGGTCGTAAAGCTTCACCTGAAGCAGAGAATTTAATAATTGATTTTGATCTTACCCTACCTATTGATCATAGCAAAATTACTGGACTACCTCATTTTGATAAGAACATTTTTCGATTTGAAAAATGTGAATTTAACAAGAGAGTGACATTTACAAATAATAACTATAAATTATACTTCTTCGATTGCGATTTCTACGAAACAAGTTTTGAAGATGTTACTTTTGAAAATAAAATAAGAATTCAAAAGTCAAGGTTTCATAGATTCTTATGGCTTCGAAATACGACTTTTAAAAGTCTCATTGATTTTTGGAATACCGATTTTAATGAAAAAGTTATTTTCTATAAAACAGATTTTGAATCAACCGTTGTATTCTCTGCCGCTACCTTTTCAGAAAATTTACTTTTCACCTATTCATTACTTGGTAAGCAAGCAATTTTTCGAGGAACTACCTTGAAAAAAGGTATAGATTTATCATTAGCTATTCATGAAGGTAGACTTTCCATATTTGATTTTCATATAGCTGATTTTGAAACTAACAACTTAGAACTTTCTAAATCAGATTACGAAGAATTAGTTGGCGAAAAAGGTGAAATACCTATAAAAAATAAGAGAGAAACATTTAGAATCGTTAAGAAAGCATTCGAAAATAATTCAGATTATATCCATTCTCTGAAGTATAAAAAGCTAGAGTTAAAAACTTATAGAAAGATTTTAAACCAAAGAATTTCTGCTAATGAGGAAACTTGGAAAAGCAGAACTGATAAGGTGATACTAATACTAAACAAGTTTTCAAATAATTATGGGACTAGGTTTGATGTAGCAATATTATTTACTTTGACTGTAGGTTTAATATTTTACTATTTATCATTCATATCCTCTGTAGAATATGGTTTTTCTCTATGTTCTGACGATTGGAACTCTGAAATTTTCAGATCTTTTTGGAGTAAATTTATTAGATTTTTAAACCCAACTCATAGTGACGATTATATTGGAACTGATAATAATACATTCCTCTTTTATGTTTTCGATTATTTAGGTCGAATTGCAGTAGGTTATGGAATTTATCAAACAATCCAAGCCTTTAGGAAATATAAATAAACCATGACTACCCAACCTGAACAAGTTCTTGAAAACAATCTTATTTCCCAACTAACCAGCTTAGGACATGAACCGGTTGTAATAAGAACAGAAAAGGATCTTTTAGAAAACTTCAAAGCCCAACTTGGAAAACACAATCAAACCAGTTTTTCAGATACCGAATTTGAGAAGATCATTATTCACCTTACCAAAGGAAATATCTATGATAAAGCCGTTACCCTTAGAGATAAGTTTGAACTTATAAAGGATAACGGGGATAAGGAATATATCGAATTTATAAATCAGGATTTCTGGTGTCAGAATCAATTCCAGGTTACTAACCAGATCACCATTAACGGGAAGCGTGAAAATCGTTATGATGTTACCCTTCTTATCAATGGTTTGCCCTTAGTCCAAATTGAACTAAAAAGACGGGGCATTGAACTAAAAAAAGCTTTCAACCAGATACAACGCTATCAGAAAGATTCGTTCGCAGCGAATCATGCCCTTTTCCAATACGTACAGATCTTTATTGTATCTAATGGGGTAAATACTAAGTATTACGCTAATAGTCCCAAACAGAGCTTTAAACAGACTTTCTTCTGGAGCAAAGAGAATAATAAAAACATTACTCAACTTACCGATTTTGCAAATGTCTTCTTAGAACCCTGCCATATAGCAAAGATGATTACCAAATATATCGTTTTGCATGAAAGCGATAATATACTCATGGTTTTACGTCCTTATCAGTTCTATGCAGTAGAAGCGATCATCAACCGGATAAAGAATAGCACCAAGAACGGTTATATCTGGCATACCACCGGATCGGGTAAAACATTGACTTCCTTTAAAGCCAGTCAGATCCTTACCAACAACCCAAAGATCAAAAAGGTTGTTTTCGTGGTAGACCGGCAGGATCTGGATGACCAGACAGTAAAAGAATTCAGAGCTTTTGATAAAGAAAGTATAGACGGGACTGAAAACACCAAAATGTTGATAGATCAGTTTCTGGATGATAGCCGAAGGTTAATGATAACTACCATTCAAAAATTAAATGCAGCGATCTCAAAGGCAAAATTCAGGAATAAGATCGAAAAGCTAAAAAACGAGAAGATCGTTTTCATTTTTGACGAATGCCACCGCAGTCAATTTGGCGACACTCATAAAAGGATCGTAAAATTCTTCACGAATCATCAATTATTCGGGTTTACAGGAACACCCATATTTGCCAAAAATGCGCACGTTGAAAACAGTCTGAAATACACAACCACAATGTTGTTTGATGATTGTTTGCACCGCTATGTTATCACAGATGCTATAAGGGATGAAAACGTTTTGAAGTTCAGCATTGAATATTACAATGTTTTTAAATCCAAAAATGAGATAGAAGATCTTCAGGTTGAAGGAATCAATATAGCTGAGGTTTATGAAAGTGATGAGTACGTGGAAACGGTAACTAATTACATCATAGCCAACCATAACCGCAAAACGCATAACAGAACTTTTACAGCAATGTTTTGTGTTAGTAGTGTAGATATGCTTATTAAGTACTACGACCTTTTAAAAGAAAGGAAGGAAGAAGGAAAACACAACCTCAACATTGCAACTATCTTTTCTTATGGTGCGAATGAAGAAGATAAAACGGCAGACGGTTTTACAGCGCAGGAAGATTATAATCTGGCAGCGGAAGAAGGAAGCGAATATAATATTCTGCCCAGAAGAGATAAGTTAGATGAATATATCAATGACTTCAACGAGATATTCAGTACCAGGCATTCAGCTAAAGACGGGAACGCTTTCCTTAACTATAAAAAAGATATATCAAAAAAGGTAAGAAGCCGGCAAATTGATATTCTTCTGGTAGTAAATATGTTTTTAACCGGCTTTGACAGTAAACCGCTGAATACCCTTTATGTAGATAAGAACTTACAATACCACGGGCTTATTCAAGCTTTTTCCCGTACTAATAGAATCCTGAACGAGAAGAAATCGCAAGGAAATATTTTAGCCTTCAGAAATCTTAAAAAAGCTACCGATGAAGCTATTGGTTTGTTTTCAGATAAGAATGCAAAGGAAACTATTATAATTGCACCCTATGAAGAACACTTGGAGAACTTCAACAAAGCTTATAAAATATTAATGTCAATTGCACCAACAGTTAACAGTGTAAATGACTTAAAGACTGAAGAAGAAGAACTAGAATTTGCTAAAGCTTTCAGGGAGATCATGAGATTGAAGAATATACTTGCTTCATTTACCGATTTCAGCTTTGATGATACTTATATTAATGAACAGGAATTTGTTGATTATTCCAGTAAGTATTTAGATCTCTATGATAAGATAAAAACAGATAATCAAAAAGAAACCATTTCCATTTTGAATGAAATAGATTTTGAATTAGAGTTGATTCACAGGGATGAGATAAACGTTGTCTATATCCTTAAACTTTTATCAGAACTGAAAAACGCTCCAAAGAAAGATCAGGCTAAAAGAG is from Gillisia sp. Hel1_33_143 and encodes:
- a CDS encoding type I restriction endonuclease subunit R, with product MTTQPEQVLENNLISQLTSLGHEPVVIRTEKDLLENFKAQLGKHNQTSFSDTEFEKIIIHLTKGNIYDKAVTLRDKFELIKDNGDKEYIEFINQDFWCQNQFQVTNQITINGKRENRYDVTLLINGLPLVQIELKRRGIELKKAFNQIQRYQKDSFAANHALFQYVQIFIVSNGVNTKYYANSPKQSFKQTFFWSKENNKNITQLTDFANVFLEPCHIAKMITKYIVLHESDNILMVLRPYQFYAVEAIINRIKNSTKNGYIWHTTGSGKTLTSFKASQILTNNPKIKKVVFVVDRQDLDDQTVKEFRAFDKESIDGTENTKMLIDQFLDDSRRLMITTIQKLNAAISKAKFRNKIEKLKNEKIVFIFDECHRSQFGDTHKRIVKFFTNHQLFGFTGTPIFAKNAHVENSLKYTTTMLFDDCLHRYVITDAIRDENVLKFSIEYYNVFKSKNEIEDLQVEGINIAEVYESDEYVETVTNYIIANHNRKTHNRTFTAMFCVSSVDMLIKYYDLLKERKEEGKHNLNIATIFSYGANEEDKTADGFTAQEDYNLAAEEGSEYNILPRRDKLDEYINDFNEIFSTRHSAKDGNAFLNYKKDISKKVRSRQIDILLVVNMFLTGFDSKPLNTLYVDKNLQYHGLIQAFSRTNRILNEKKSQGNILAFRNLKKATDEAIGLFSDKNAKETIIIAPYEEHLENFNKAYKILMSIAPTVNSVNDLKTEEEELEFAKAFREIMRLKNILASFTDFSFDDTYINEQEFVDYSSKYLDLYDKIKTDNQKETISILNEIDFELELIHRDEINVVYILKLLSELKNAPKKDQAKREKEIIDMVAGETELRSKKELIQKFIEKNLPNIKDDENIEDEFNLFWKKETKEAISDITRKEGLNQIKVEDIINDFLFTGRMATEDEIIEALKQQPSVLQRESISDRIINKIQGFIATYINGV
- a CDS encoding pentapeptide repeat-containing protein — its product is MKKTVTNLNQLISNLQIRQIGRKASPEAENLIIDFDLTLPIDHSKITGLPHFDKNIFRFEKCEFNKRVTFTNNNYKLYFFDCDFYETSFEDVTFENKIRIQKSRFHRFLWLRNTTFKSLIDFWNTDFNEKVIFYKTDFESTVVFSAATFSENLLFTYSLLGKQAIFRGTTLKKGIDLSLAIHEGRLSIFDFHIADFETNNLELSKSDYEELVGEKGEIPIKNKRETFRIVKKAFENNSDYIHSLKYKKLELKTYRKILNQRISANEETWKSRTDKVILILNKFSNNYGTRFDVAILFTLTVGLIFYYLSFISSVEYGFSLCSDDWNSEIFRSFWSKFIRFLNPTHSDDYIGTDNNTFLFYVFDYLGRIAVGYGIYQTIQAFRKYK
- a CDS encoding toll/interleukin-1 receptor domain-containing protein produces the protein MNAFVSYSHHDENYLDLLHKHLSQLTRDKLISTWTDEEIKAGSNIDQGVADSLLNSKLFLALLSPDYINSQYCYEKEFETALGRQEKGELIIVPIIVEPCDWLNTPFKKFKALPRDGKPVSEWKNMNTAFLNVIQELRALLAEPSALIQLPTKEKKVSSTNYKIKKDFDTIQKMDFQEETFKNIKEHLIENISELNSLENIRARITEDEKNKFEAILVNRNKINNESVLTLTTDATSAIPRINFNNTDFTISYSTGEKRYHNHRNSFNLVDDEYDLFWQKFSFESFNNTNSKMKLTYMDMLDDIWIKWLNSVGIEL
- a CDS encoding restriction endonuclease subunit S, producing the protein MESIKIKSPELRFPEFEDLWKTKKYGELFNFHSTNSFSRDLLNYDKGEVYNIHYGDIHTKFSSLFNLEKENLPFINSEINLSNIQSESYCKEGDLVIADASEDYNDIGKTIEIIGLNNQKVLAGLHTFLARPKNGNIGNGFFGYLVKTWFVRKQVMTIAQGSKVMGLSSKRLAKIDLPIPIIHEQQKIATFLSFVDKKIDQLHKKKELLENYKKGMMQNIFKQEIRFKDKNGKDFPKWVEKSLGQISKNIGYGIGASATTYDGKNKYLRITDIDEHTNKFKPKPLTSPEGNIDKRYYLKENDLLFARTGASVGKTYIYSNDDGKLVYAGFLIKFSIINQNSKFIFYVTLTRRYQNWIEVMSVRSGQPGINAEELKSFKLKLPCIEEQNKIADFLSAIDDKIDLVATEIDKTSQFKKGLLQQMFV
- a CDS encoding GIY-YIG nuclease family protein, translating into MNYTKKEIVDFVDDFETELFNSKHIKFNFDKKWSSNFPSKAGIYAIYDKDKLVYVGETANLKERMKEVKRTYNHSFRRKLGKFLVEDSKIVKGKFGEELELRLNDYYVDRINFRYKEINFGRLEVESYLIHRHCDNGLLNSPGKRNRIE
- a CDS encoding type I restriction-modification system subunit M, which codes for MSEEQKKLLQKQLWAIANLLRGKMDADDYRNYILGFIFFKYLSEKLHLYADEILKPDNLKYENLNENKEEGLKYIEAVKKACIKNLGYFLKPSELFTSIARKGYNLTEIETNDIQEATQYFIIEDLERILNNIEQSTMGTDSEDDFVRLFEDLDLTSSKLGKTLKAKNEIIAKILTHLDQIDFQLNDVETDVLGDAYEYLIGKFAEGAGKKAGEFYTPQQVSTILAKIVTSRKKRLKSVYDPTCGSGSLLLRVAKEVEDVGYFYGQELNRTTYNLARMNMILHDVHFSKFDIKQEDTLEEPQHLEIQAEAIVANPPFSANWSAKQVFASDDRFSQYGKLAPKSKADFAFVQHMVHHLDESGIMACVLPHGVLFRGAAEGHIRKYLIADRNYIDAVIGLPANIFFGTGIQTCILVIKKCREIDEDVLFIDASNEFEKKGKDNVLLPEHIEKITDTYIIRTEIEKYSYRAKLAEIKENDYNLNIPRYVDTFEEEETVDISAVAAELKSLEKDIAETDKSIAEFCKELNIETPF